In one window of uncultured Draconibacterium sp. DNA:
- a CDS encoding nucleoside transporter C-terminal domain-containing protein yields the protein MKRMIMLLVVITGIFFLQPLAAHAGDTVLAAADAVAQQTDTSNILLAKERQTPFSIMTLFRGLLGMVVLVFVGFLFSSDRRNIPWRTVGIGLLMQILLALGVLYVPIVEAGFAFFGKIFVKVLDFTKEGSIFLLGDLMDADTYGYIFLFQVLPTIIFFSALTSLLFYWGIIQKIVYGLAWVFTKVLRISGAEALSVAGNIFLGQTESPLMIKAYLDKMSKSEILLVMTGGMATLAGGVLAAYIALLGGDDPQLRLEFAKHLLTASVMAAPAAIVFSKMLVPPTDAINKTIEVNRDKIGSNVLDAITNGTTEGVKLAVNVAAMLLAFIAFIAMFNFIFTKVGAITHLNDVIANITDGKYNELSLQFILGYTFSPIMWLIGVCPEDIAVVGRLLGEKLILTEFIGYVSLADLKAAGAFAETKSIIMATYILCGFANFSSIGIQIGGIGALAPKRRVLLSQYGMRALLAGTLASLMSATIIGAILG from the coding sequence ATGAAACGCATGATAATGTTGCTGGTAGTAATTACCGGCATTTTCTTTTTGCAACCGTTAGCGGCACATGCCGGAGATACAGTACTTGCGGCAGCCGACGCAGTGGCTCAACAAACCGATACTTCAAATATTCTTTTGGCAAAGGAACGACAAACGCCTTTCTCAATTATGACCCTTTTTCGGGGATTGTTAGGAATGGTTGTATTGGTTTTTGTTGGTTTTCTTTTTAGCTCTGATCGCCGCAATATTCCCTGGCGAACAGTTGGAATTGGTCTGTTAATGCAGATTTTATTGGCATTGGGAGTTTTGTATGTGCCTATTGTGGAGGCTGGTTTTGCATTTTTTGGAAAGATATTCGTTAAGGTTCTCGACTTTACCAAAGAGGGGAGTATTTTTCTTTTGGGCGATCTGATGGATGCCGATACCTATGGTTATATTTTTCTTTTCCAGGTGTTACCAACCATTATCTTCTTTTCAGCCTTAACCAGTTTGTTGTTTTACTGGGGAATAATCCAAAAGATTGTGTACGGACTCGCGTGGGTGTTTACCAAAGTTCTTCGGATTTCAGGTGCAGAAGCTCTTTCGGTAGCCGGGAATATTTTTCTTGGGCAAACCGAATCGCCGCTGATGATTAAAGCCTACCTTGATAAAATGAGCAAATCGGAGATTCTGCTGGTTATGACCGGTGGAATGGCAACACTTGCCGGAGGTGTTTTGGCGGCATATATTGCTTTGCTTGGTGGCGACGATCCGCAACTTCGTTTGGAATTTGCAAAACACCTGCTAACTGCATCGGTAATGGCAGCACCTGCAGCCATTGTGTTTTCGAAAATGCTGGTGCCCCCGACCGACGCAATTAATAAAACCATAGAAGTGAACCGCGATAAAATAGGCAGCAATGTGCTCGATGCCATTACAAACGGAACAACAGAAGGAGTGAAATTGGCTGTAAATGTAGCTGCAATGCTTTTGGCTTTTATTGCTTTTATTGCCATGTTCAATTTTATATTTACCAAAGTGGGCGCCATCACACATTTAAACGATGTTATTGCCAATATTACCGATGGAAAATACAATGAGTTGTCGCTGCAATTTATTTTGGGGTATACCTTTTCGCCAATTATGTGGCTGATTGGAGTTTGTCCGGAAGATATTGCAGTGGTTGGTCGTTTGCTGGGTGAAAAACTTATTCTTACCGAATTTATCGGATACGTTTCGCTGGCCGACCTAAAAGCCGCCGGAGCATTTGCTGAAACCAAGTCGATTATTATGGCCACTTATATATTGTGTGGTTTTGCCAATTTCTCATCAATCGGTATTCAAATTGGCGGAATCGGAGCGCTGGCACCAAAACGGCGGGTACTGCTTTCGCAATACGGAATGCGCGCATTGTTGGCCGGAACACTGGCCTCGTTAATGAGTGCTACTATTATTGGCGCGATACTTGGATAA